The sequence below is a genomic window from Cyanobacterium stanieri LEGE 03274.
TTTCCCTAAGTTGCGATCGCAACTGTTCTGAGCGCAGGGGAATCCTCCTTCTGGCTTCCTCGAGACTGGCAGCGGCTTGGGCTAATCTGGTTTCCAATACCTGTAAATCGGCGCGGGTTCTAACGTCTGTCTCCTGGGCGCTGGCTTGGGCTTCGGTTAACTGGGCTTGGGCTCTTGCCCCTTGGGCAAAAAGTTGTTCATTTTCCATGACGGCAATGGGTTGCCCTTCTTGAACTATGGTACCTTGATCTACTAATAAACGGGTTAAAATTCCTGGGTTTTTAGGGCTAATATTGACACTTTGGACGGGTTGTACCACTCCACTGGCTCTAATTTCGAGGGTTAGGGGGCGCTGACTAACTAAGACAGTGTTTTCATCTAATCTACTGGTAGCATTGGGACGATTCAACAAACCATAGGTTACACCGCCTAGAAGTAATATTCCACCAATCATCGCCCCGATAATCCAAGGTAGAGGGTTTTTTTCTTTCTCAATATTACTGACTGTCATAAATTAGATGGGGTTGTATGTGGTTCAATTTTTACAGCTTATTATAAAGCCTTCCTTGGGATTGTAAAGTTTATGGAGGTGTTGGGTATTCCTTTTTAACAATGATAGTCTTTGATTTTTAGGACAAAAAAGGGGAAATCTTGTTCCCCCCTTTATCTATTATATTCAAGATTTTTGATCTCGATCGCGCCTACGACGATCACGCCATTCTAAGGTTGTTAGGTATAATATACCACCACTGACAAGGATCAAAAGGGCGATCGCCACTAAGAATAAAACATTAAGAACAGAAATTGATTCCACAACTTAAAAACCTTTACGCCCCCATACTACCATTGCAATAGACCATGTAAATAAAGAAAGTACACCAACCCAACCTAAAGTAAGAATATCCATATTTCCTT
It includes:
- the petN gene encoding cytochrome b6-f complex subunit PetN is translated as MDILTLGWVGVLSLFTWSIAMVVWGRKGF